The window ctacaaaaaaatattaaaacttattGCTGTTTTTGCCCAAAAATCTTACTTCGTTTCGGGGGTTTTTCCCCTAAAATAAGACCAGACAGTGCTGTGAACGCAAAAGTAAGTGAATTAGCTACAGGAACAGAAAGCGATAAATCAACTCTCtgtaatgttaaaaaatatagtatgGACCCCATCTGATTAAGCGCCATTGGTATCaaatactgaaaataaaataaacgagAAATTTTCTTCAGTAAAGAAAAAGTGGTAATTAACTAACTCGTGTATTCGTGAACAGGTatttaatttccaaaaaaaattgttttatggcAGAGTCGGCTTTGATGGTTGTGATTTCTttggagttttttttcaaaaatgggtTAGTCCCGCCCCAAAGTATGGCCACGCATatgagacaccctgtagacAAAAACAGGGGTGCAAACTTGGGAAAAATCAGTGGTACCAACAATCAGGCAATGCTTACCTGCTTCGTAAATCATTACAAATACATAAAAGAAACTTGTAATGACTAATAATTTAACCTAAAAAATTGTGACAGTGACAGGACGGTACCAACCATGAA of the Tribolium castaneum strain GA2 chromosome 1, icTriCast1.1, whole genome shotgun sequence genome contains:
- the LOC103314605 gene encoding transmembrane protein 234 homolog, whose translation is MIYEAGCLICVAILWGGTNPFLKKNSKEITTIKADSAIKQFFLEIKYLFTNTRYLIPMALNQMGSILYFLTLQRVDLSLSVPVANSLTFAFTALSGLILGEKPPKRNTILGVLLILAGTSLCCYDNYLVRYKL